The genomic segment ggtccaaacctaggtgaatgcatggatgcaaatgcaactattacaagagcttccaatattttacatgtcttcatctcgttcatcgggcccactATCTTTCattcttgatctcccactatttctaatattacatttaaatagccatggcatataagggatacatctcatggggtggaaacgagccataaaccaggcccactttattaatatcaaatattaaaaacgaataaaacagtaaaatatcctaacatacacctaacacattggtcaaggctctcgatcatccttcatgcatttaatatcaaatattaacatcaatttaattaaacaatttaattaattgataaatcatatatctaataattttatcactaaccaccacaattattaaagaatttaataaattaaataaactcatttatttaatttccaattaaatcaataaaattgatttcttgtaaaactcatttttaccataaataattaaaatatcattctaattatttattttacaagaaaattattaattttttaaaaatcaatttttcaaaataaaaattgaaccaattttcaaaaatatcaattttacccaaaaattttaaaattcagaaaattgcaccctaggcccaaacaattcaggCCCAACATCCAGCACGGTTCCCGAGACGATCCCGGGCAGCCgcccgcccgctgcccgaacgtttcgggcagtggCGGCACTCCTGTGCGCACATGGCGCACAGGCGCGCGCGGCGCGTGCGGACGTTCCGCACGCCGCGCTGCGCAGCGCTGGCGGCGCCCGCGTACGGACGCTCCGCACACTGCGCCGCCCTGCGCGCGCCATCTTCGCGCACGCTACGCGTCTCTGCGCGCACGCTAGGCGCTGGCCGTGCGCGACCCTGCGCGCACGGGCTGCCCGGAACAGTTACGGGCAGaaacgaaaataattttttttttgttttctagaaaaaataaattttaatggtgctacaattttctgaaaaattttcttgtgtggttagaaataaattattcaatatcaaaaccatacgatttagaaaaaccttggctctgataccactgttggatctcggttttctacacgcccaaacgcagcgaaagatttaaaaatatttattttgacaataaaaatatgtttggacgctcgtatgatttaaacataaacatatatagGGAGTTTAAAatcgttatacctttggtgaattaatCACTGGACACCAACCGATCCGGTATAACAGATCtggctcttgatgaatccctacgaactttcttcaagagactccCTTCGTTTCGTCTAATCAAGTCCACGACTGAATTGTTTgatcctcttccaaattgcactagaaatattGGAAGAGATTTTGCGTAGGAGAGAAAATTAAGAGAGACGGCttaaaattttccttcaaaaaggGGAGTGGACGTTTTTTTCTTTGAAAGCGAAAGTCTCGAAGACCTTGTGTTGTGGTAGGCTAGGTTTTTAATTAACATGtgttatttataattaaataatagccTAAtgacataattaacattaatgggcttgatttaattaattgggctagtccaaatagtttaattaatttaatcatggcccattaaaactttaattatttattatgttggacttgtactcctacaagcccattaaacatattacaCACCAtagttaatttattaattaatcaactcaacttttgagcttaataaattaaatacattattaattcaacatttgaatttattatttaaattataaattcaactacttgaattttcatcacctccaaaatttaatatttaataaacccaacttttgagtttaataaattaaattatcaaattttataaattcaactccttgaatttattctctccaaatttcataaattcaacttcttgaatttactatctcataaattcaacttcttgaatttattttctcaaaatttaattatcataaattcaactctttgaatttactatatcataatataaattcaactccttgaatttattctctcaacgggaaaaaaaaattcagtacttgtgtgaccctcaatggttcagggatacagctagccgtgagttcacaactctttgtgattcagaataatatttattcttattcgggcttaccccagttagccccattcttttcatcaacaccttgattaagaatgtcagaactcatttctgattgcacccatcggatcatggtaagagcgtctagtagcatcgccccatgatcccccaggtatcactgatagtgcctgcaagaaccagtcgattatgattaacgtacagtacggtcccttcatctcatatatctcgatcgaatctgcaaccattggttcatcgagggttgcatattaattcgataactgtgtgataactataatggtggcatcgcgtgtactattttgagaactccttctctaaagtacatctcatactctggccagagattccatgcactattatttcatcagatcacataggatatccacacccgtaggtgagcggtgaatccccgactacaatgcactggctcctatatgtgtcgcaattgtacctaacctcgccacctgatgactctcctggagccggtaaacgagttaaagcacagccctagcatatagagcctcagtgttgtcacgggtcgtaaggactaatggtgtacaatcataaccacggacttatcctctcgatgaatgataaccacttggaaagtccgagggagggttgttcggtataatcatcatatgactacccatctgcatgtttggacatctctatgtccttaccaagaaacgcagtacacaacatcacagatgctagtctcgagctcaagtggcctttatccctgttttaggcggctgaatcgactaggaacgaatttagaatatgcagtgtttacaaatgagtttcaacatcgaattacgattaatttgtattaaatcataatcaaggactttatctatgctgtttgcatgggtatatagataaagtataacaagaccataaaaagttaaattatattaaaacaaaGATTGCTTATACTATATTCCATCGATTCGTTCCCAATAATAATATCACCACCCAAATATAATAGAACACCAATTTTATACATGAAATATATtgaaaaatcgaaaatatagaataatatgtttaaattttttgagaGAAAAGAAGATGAAACTGGACAAGAtcgatataaaatttttaaaatgatattaaatgtgtGAAAGAACTACGAAGGTATATAACGGACTtataaagtttttaaaattcatAGAATAAAATTTTTTGCAGATGCTACAATTTTGCAAAGTTTTCTCTCAACAGTGACGGTTCACGATAGTTTTGTACTTATTTTactgtattttaatttttttaaaaaaaattatttatgaaagaAACCCTTTTTTGGTGGGATGAGTAAAGTCGTTTGGCATGGTGATTCAGAATTTCATTTTACGAAATAATATCTGATCGAGTGGTTTTGTTATTGTTTAAAGGTGGGGATGATTTTGTAAATATACATTGCATCGGTATAACAAATTAGTAGTTTTTCGTGGACGGTTGATTTGAATTACGTTTCTACTGCGAAAGCATTTTTTTACCGTTGGATGAATTTATCAGGGATAGGTACGTCATGATCACACAGTGGCAATCTCCGTCGATTGGTCGACAACCAGTAGGGGCAAAGGAGTAAAGAGAAAAACAGGGGATATCTTATTTCTCTAATCCCGAAATTACCCCTCAGCGGTTCCGCTTACCCGCTACCTATAAAGATCCCCACATCTGTTCACGCAATACACCTACGCTTTTCCCTTTCACTCAGTCatattctctctctctctctctcactcAGGGTTTTCTCAAGGAAATGGCGCAGGAGGCACATAACGGGTCGAAGAAGGCGGTTGAGGTTGTGTTAGCGGCGGTGAAGCCGTGGCTCGTGATGGAGGCGCCGCAGGCAAACGACGCTATTCTGTTCTATAAAGAGGCTTTTGGAGCTGAGGAGGTGAACCGCGTCAATCATCCGAAGAGGAAAGCGGAGCAGGAACTTCCTCTCGTTATCTCTGCCGAGCTCAAGATAGGTTCCAGCTCTATCGTTGTCTCTGATCTCACTGATGACTACTTTGAACCGTACGTGTTTTTTCCGACGCGATGCCATCTTTTTCTACTTCTAGTATAATTTGTTTTCTCTTCACTCTTCGTTGTTTTTATTGTTCAGATCCGTGGTTTGGCCTTTAAAATGTGGATTTAGTAATCGCTTCTCAGAACCATATATAATGTAATTTTCATCATGCTGAAGAATGTCTAATGCGTCTGTTTGTTGTTATGCCTTGGGAATGGTTTAGCGTTTCCAAATGACTCGATGACTTTTTGTGTTGTTTGGTCTGCATGCGAGTCCTTATTGCTATTATTATATCCTCAAATGTTCATTCACACATTTTAATgcgatttttaaatatttgttcTTATTCTGGTTCGGTTAGTCACACGTTTTGACCAGCATTCGAAATTTTGTCACGACTTGCATCGTATATCTGtaagtttttattatttatttatctaattAAATTTGGTTATATTGTTTATTctgttgtaattttttttttgtaacgcAGACTCCGCTTTCCGTCATTATGATTATTGCTAACCCTGACATCATTCAGATTCCGCTTTCTCgaaaatttgtaatttattgTGAGTAGTTTTTGTGGATAATAATGTGAAGAAGGAAACACTGAATCTCTGTTGGATTATTGTATGTTATATTTGATAGTGTGAAGACTGCTGTGACTGGTAGCGTGTTCTGTCTGGAGACAGAGGACGTTGAAGCTGCCTTGTCCAAAGCTGTGACCGCCGGTGCTGTTGCCGACGGAGAGGTCTCGGAGGTTGAGGACGCGTGTTTCGGTGGGCGCGTGGGCAAGGTCAAGGACCCCTACGGCAACGTCTGGGTAATCTGCTCCCCATCCAAGAAGACCGCTGACGTGGCAGCTTGAGAGTCCTTAGATTCAATCCCTTTTAATCAGTTAGGTAAAGACAATATATGAATTCGGTCCTTGTTGATCTATGAAAATCTGAATCATCAGAAGTGCTAGTGATATTGAATCGGCATCTCGATGCTTTTTATGAGAAGACTAATTTGCTTCCAGTTAGCAATTCTGCTTTTTGTTAATATTGGCTTTTCTAATAGTCGGTCTGCCTCCTCGTTTATCTGCCTTTTTTGATATTTTGTCTCTTTGGATGTCGTTGCTGGTTGACGCGTGTAAGTGTGGAGTTCGATTTCAGTATACCGCAGATCTCGTGAACGGTTGTTTCCAGTTTGACTTCTGTGTTAAATTTGAACCCTACTTTTGTTTGTTTTAGTAGTTGGCGAAAATTCAcagtgagacgatctcatgggtCATATTTgtaagacggatctcttatttgggtcatccatgaaaaaatattactttttatgttaagaatattattttttattgtgaatatgagtaGGGATGATCTGTTCACAGgttaagatccgtgagacggtctcaaatGAGACCCACTCTTAGTAGTTTGTgtctaaaatttaaattattttgcttAATGTTGATGATCTAAATCAAATACGTATAAAAAGTTTGGAATAGGAAGGGTAGTTATTTAGCGGAGCCGGAATTTTTTGGCATTTTTTTCCCCATCGATTATATAGTTTTTGAGTTTCTGACTCTTTCCTTTCtcgttttttgttttcttttaaataatatcTTTGCAAGAATAACTTTCTGATGATGGGGTCAAATTTGGTTAGGGTATAGATTTTGTATACTGAATTTTAAATACTTTTCtaagtaatttttaattttaattcattataaatataacataatggGTTTCGATTTTAAATTGAAGGAACTTGGAACAGTTCGAATTCTAATTACATCAAATTTGATTTACAATTATTTAGAAAACATGTATTCAGACATCAATTATAAATTGTTTAATGacttcatttatttatttactgaTCTTAAAACTGCAGATGTACGTTACCTGCCTGTCGACGATTTTTTTGGTACTCGTTTCTTTTTATGGGACCTAACAATTTCTCCTACTTTGAAGTAAATCAATTTTAAATAACTTATTACCGTGGTGAATGTAACTTTGGGAGCCCAAAAAGCTGTTCCTGGTCTCCTCGTTTGCgaataatatattttgcaaTTTCACCAATTTAATTGTTTTGTTAATCAAAGTTTTATTACATCTTTACAGAATTGGCGAGATGATCTTCTCCTCGTACAAATGGTTTGAGATCAACGGTCTGATCTTGTTGTAGTCTCTCTATAAATACATTCTTTGACACTTAATTTGTTTTTACTTTTTGAACTTTCTTTGCTTCGGCTCCGACCTCCTTTCTAAAAAATTGTCCAACCCTTCTTCAGATCTTTACTTAGGTACCTCTTATTTATGGTATCTCCTAATCATTCCACCTTATTGACCTCCGAGTAGCTCTTTCATGAAGTGGATCAATATTATCCCCGCACTGATATATCTAGCGGGTCAGGTGCATCTCATCGGCAAATGATTCAATACAAGTATAAATATCTGGGGACTCCAAACTCAATACAACTCAACTCACTGTGCTATAGTGGCATATGCTTAGCTAGCTGCATCAGAACCACATGCATAAACTGCGCTATGAAATCACATAACGCACCACAACAGCCCCGAGGGACAGAGGCGAATGCTAGTATgaagatcaaataaattatagCATATATAAATGATATGTAGTGCAATGCAATGATGTAGGATACCAAATAATCTCGGGTGTCAAACTGGATCAAACAAATCGATATCAACAACTGTGGCCACATGTTCCAGGAGTGTGACGTGTCAAATCCTCGGTCATGCACATATTCGTCAAGGGTGTCAGTCTACAGATTTGCTCTGCCCTTCCGCTAGTTATCAGAgatgtaaggtctaggaaatcgTACGTGATCTGACTGCATtccaatctagggttttatttaaaatatgtgtttaatggtttttatgcatttaatgcatgattattgcaagGTTAGgtgtttattttattgttttttaaagtttcatgcattaggattttaagttgcacTTTGCGTTCAAACGAATAACCggggataatcaggaaaaatatttttattgatttaagtaattttaattatttgatatgaggtgtttttaagtgtgaTTTTCGAACTTGGGCCTTAGTTGGGTATTTTTACACCCCGGATCATATTTTTTTAccggtacgcaaaatttagcaagtcgggggactttttgagcgttcgggcaatattttcaaaaacgtacctaaacgaaatattttcgggagtgtgtttgggtttgatgagttttttttattgcttaaaGAGCCAAAAACCCTTTTTAtccatttaatttttatttgaggctcatttatgcttaaaatttctaCTTAAACACATCATTAGCAACGCTAAACCTACTCCCCATCACATGGCAGCCCCTCCCCTTTGCTGCAGAAGTCTTTTCGAAATTGTTCTTCTGCAGCCACCTCATTTCCTCCACAGCTTTCAAAGAAAACCCATCCCCGTCTCTCCGATGCGCGCTCTACGCAAGAATCTTCGAGTTTTCGAGCACAAAAACgttaaggcacgccatgtatctttttttctcatcatttacaccTTTTTATgctgatgtatatgtatttgcatgaggaattctttgatgtatcatgtaacgtaccgtattttgaaatacttgaaatttgcggaaaaataaaaattttctaaaatataaaataaactttcaaattgtgatcataaataaactgtccaaccaaaagtatttgcaatgAGATAGATCCCATATAAATTTTGCTatagaaaaatacttgtttaaacatcataaaccaaaatgtaaaatcagagtagttgaagcatcgcataaaaacttaaaaacatgggtggtactcgggtttagcctcccgcccagtcaaagccagctcactggtcctcacctcttgtctcctcaaattcatcctcacccgcatcgatcaagtctagtgagtctaaagactcaacatgcataaattggaaataacaagtactacgtaataaaaccacatgcatctttaaaataagaCGTATATACTTGAAACTAGAGCGTAATAGTATAAACGTACTTGAAACAtaaacgtagtagcataaacgtaaacgtgccatcatcataagaattttcttaaaaatacttgcatcatacattacatcattttgcatagaggcatgttttaaagcaagtgacccatgcatgaatacgcctgatcagactaaaccacagtaatgggctgacagggaaaatccactgctacatacatgagatccccgttcatgttttaacgggtgaattggtccctggtcatgatttaccgctttccaatccttatctaaacccattcatgctttaacggggtggattggtccctagtcatgctttaccactttccaatcccatacataatttggtcacaagacatttagcatacctaaaaaacatgaaaatattttcttttgcacgtcgaacatacttacttggcgttgaaggattcgttggatctcgcttggggccactgctgcacttactaacatgagttcaaacacttatcttgcataacttagacgtaggtactggGGCtcgccaccgaagtaaataaatagcttatgacattctaaatcactcgggacttgacctcgtttaatcatcgtactaaaccatgacatagaaccccaaaacaaatcatatattttatattcatacccacaaaacaaatcctatactttatattcaaatttttataattttttattttttttaaaaggatgGTACACAGACCctgtgtaggggtccgggtaggcaatggaatttcgtatttttgaaggaaaaaggacacggactccgtgtcgggGTCCGGGTAGCCTCTGGACATGGAAATTCACGAAAATTCGCTATCTTATTCATTCACTCTTTCAATCCAAGCCTAaagaccatgaaccaacacctcgataCTCAttctaggatgctattacattgattaaaacccgtacaaacatcccaaacgtccccaagcatcaacaagcaacttcaatacaacaataacccgtaattcgacatcgtttcgcttcctaGAACTtatattacatcccaagccaatcctGACCCAAACAAACCACCAATTAACAACTaaatacatcccataacatatctaaatgtagtagcacaagcccggcgatgcccaacgaagcctgcaacaaataactttaAGAACATGTCAAggacacattttcataaaagtcgcagtttgagcagtcccacgaaaacaatcataactcactcatttcttatccaaatattttgaatttactgtcaaacagaaggtatcaaaaagtcctacgtttcatatgtggaaagtttttccagaaactcgaccgaaaaatcgcagtaattcaaatgacagcaaattacgagttttagatctaaaaacgtttcaaaaatcgatccaacaattttctgctcaaacttggcacatcacacatggatttttacgcataataaacaacacaacgcataatatgacgagatcgacgcaggaaaaatagaatatacatgcctttaaatctttaaccttaccgaaacgacgacaccgaaacgggaaggaagcgagggttgatccgggacgatcgtgtaacgattttcttgcaacgAAAGTGacaaaaacttgctggaaatcgTCGGGAttaggggcggctgctcttccTTCTAGGAACCCTATGTTttgttctaaaaataaaaatctgaattgtgtaataaaatgtgtgtgtgtgatatcgTGAGTGAGTGTGCGTGTGTGCATGAGTTTGTTAGTAATTAGGGGAAaatttttgcttaattaataattaacagctaattaaaaatattaaccctcccctaattataataaaatctctaaatttaaaataacttgcacaaatgtcaaaactttaaaagttttaaaattctaaaatcacttaaataaataatttaggcttttaaaatactaaaacttataaatcaCTTAAAATGCTCCCAAtctaaacttaaaaataatttaccacattttaaaattgccaaaatcatcatcggtctcttctcctcgatcccgcatcgaataatcgcctgaaacatgaaactcgagaaaaattttaatgtgcaacacataaacataataatttgaaataatgcTGTTTCATAAGTTATGCATCTCTAAGAAAAtcatttttaacttaaataaatgatttaaaaattaaataaatgcgtgggttatacgtgtactgaattcaGGACTCTACATATCATGTGGTGTCATTGTTGCAAAggtttgacatgaaatatgcatTTTCTTGACTCATAACTCACGTGTTCTTTGTGTTTGTGTAAGGGGCTGCCGAGTGAGGGTCCTAGGGGGCTTTTCAGATCAAGGAAATAGGCGTCAAGGGGCTGGAGTCGGCTGCGGGTCGAGAAATTTTGAGGGCCGATCGGTATTTTATGGTTGTTTGGCCCCGCTATGGCTAGATCGAGAGTTTCGAGTGTGCAGCCGTGCATGGTTCGATTCCAGACAGAAAGCCGAACCCTTTGGTCCGTGACAAGGCTGGGAGAGGGCCGTGAGCAGCTGGTCATGGTCCAGAAGCCGATCGAAGAAGTTAGGTTGAGGGTTGGCTCGGTTGGTTCGATGTTAGGGGCTATCGGGTTGTTGCATACGTCTGCGTGCATGGGTGCTAAGGAAGTGGTTAAGTCGGTTTAGGAAGGGGCCCACGGCTTGGTcatggtcctagggtggtctagttCGGGGCTGGTCCTCGTCGGTTTGGGCTAGAGTCGAGAAATCATGGTATAGACACAACTAGGGTTTCATGGTTTGTGCACTAGAAATTTCCAGCAACTTTCAGGTGTGGTTCATAGTTCTTAAGGGGTCTGGAACGAGTGGTTTAGGGGCATGTTGTGTAGGTTCGAGTTACGGTTTaggttgggaaaaatttggttaatttcgggttgattcgggttaaaatcgggaccccagtccaagttttaaaacgaatcatatAAGTTTTTGAACGAACTCGAggttacgtctaagaaatgcttattattatgttttgggAAGTTTcaaggagtttggttggcttcgggtcgaaattttgaggtccaaggGTAAGATAATCAATTAGGgcttccaggggcaaaatgaccatttttcactcgtgttgagtttttaatcatggcagcgccctaaacacgatttgatatgttttaaatgtttatgttattatgaatatgaatttttatgtaattatgaaaaatacgatgcatgtttattttaagaaaaattacatatatgcgtgattttgataagtgatgaatatgttgacatgttttgaaggatgagagttggttgttactaatatgaatatgtatacgatgatatgtaaggccaaatCTCAATAGATGGGTAATAATGTAGTTGATGttcccgccgccgggtaccacggttatacgtagatggatccatcgaatagagctgatgcgatagagctgatatgaaagtcacaactgatgaactgaattcaattaaagaaaatgaacatgtatatgatgatatgttgagacatgttttgacatgttatgtcttattatgtttacgtttacgttttttttaagatcatgaaatgtatgttgattacagtatttttcactgttgcatgttatgtatacaTGTGTTTTGAGTCTttggactcactaggtgtgaatgatacaGGTGAGCATATTTATCAAGAGATTGGAGGTGCtaaagactgagtaggcagagtTGGCTGTGCG from the Primulina tabacum isolate GXHZ01 chromosome 16, ASM2559414v2, whole genome shotgun sequence genome contains:
- the LOC142530123 gene encoding uncharacterized protein At5g48480, which gives rise to MAQEAHNGSKKAVEVVLAAVKPWLVMEAPQANDAILFYKEAFGAEEVNRVNHPKRKAEQELPLVISAELKIGSSSIVVSDLTDDYFEPVKTAVTGSVFCLETEDVEAALSKAVTAGAVADGEVSEVEDACFGGRVGKVKDPYGNVWVICSPSKKTADVAA